A genomic region of Tamandua tetradactyla isolate mTamTet1 chromosome 2, mTamTet1.pri, whole genome shotgun sequence contains the following coding sequences:
- the ALDH4A1 gene encoding delta-1-pyrroline-5-carboxylate dehydrogenase, mitochondrial, giving the protein MLLLPPALRRALLARPWRGAGLWWQHTSSLKVANEPVLAFMQGSPEREALQKALKALKGQTEAIPCVVGDEEVWTSDVQYQVSPFNHGHKVAKFCYADKALLNKAIKAALAARREWDLKPVADRAQIFLKAADLLSGPRRAEILAKTMVGQGKTVIQAEIDAAAELIDFFRFNAKFAVELEGEQPISVPPSTNSVVYRGLEGFVAAISPFNFTAIGGNLAGAPALMGNVVLWKPSDTAMLASYAVYRTLREAGLPPNIIQFVPADGPVFGDTITSSEHLCGINFTGSVPTFKHLWKQVAQNLDRFRTFPRLAGECGGKNFHFVHRSADVDSVVSGTLRSAFEYGGQKCSACSRLYVPASLWPQIKGRLLEEHSRIKVGDPAEDFGTFFSAVIDAKSFGRIKKWLAHARSSPSLTILAGGQCDDSVGYFVEPCIIQSQDPQEPIMKEEIFGPVLTTYVYPDDKYQETLRLVDSTTSYGLTGAVFAQDKDVVREATKMLRNAAGNFYINDKSTGSVVGQQPFGGARASGTNDKPGGPHYILRWTSPQVIKETHKPLGDWRYAYMQ; this is encoded by the exons ATGTTGCTGCTGCCGCCCGCGCTCCGCCGCGCCCTGCTGGCCCGCCCCTGGAGGGGGGCCGG GCTGTGGTGGCAGCATACCTCCTCCCTGAAGGTGGCCAACGAGCCTGTCTTGGCATTCATGCAGGGCAGCCCTGAGCGAGAGGCACTGCAGAAG GCCTTGAAGGCCCTGAAGGGCCAGACAGAAGCCATCCCATGCGTGGTGGGGGACGAGGAGGTGTGGACCTCAGACGTGCAGTACCAGGTGTCG cCCTTTAACCATGGACACAAAGTGGCCAAGTTTTGTTATGCAGACAAG GCTCTGCTCAACAAAGCCATCAAGGCTGCCCTGGCTGCCAGGAGGGAGTGGGACCTCAAGCCTGTGGCAGACCGGGCCCAGATCTTTCTGAAGGCAGCAGACTTGCTGAGTGGGCCTCGCAGGGCAGAGATCCTTGCCAAGACCATGGTGGGACAG GGGAAGACGGTGATCCAGGCGGAGATCGATGCTGCTGCTGAGCTCATCGACTTCTTCCGGTTCAACGCCAAGTTTGCCGTGGAGCTGGAGGGGGAACAGCCCATCAGCGTGCCGCCCAGCACCAATAGCGTGGTGTACCGGGGGCTGGAG GGCTTTGTGGCGGCCATCTCCCCCTTTAACTTCACAGCGATCGGGGGCAACCTGGCGGGGGCCCCAGCGTTGATG GGCAATGTGGTTCTGTGGAAGCCCAGTGACACTGCCATGCTGGCCAGCTATGCCGTCTACCGCACCCTCCGGGAGGCGGGCCTGCCACCCAATATCATCCAGTTTGTGCCAGCTGATGGGCCTGTTTTTGGGGACACCATCACCAGCTCAGAGCACCTCTGTGGCATCAACTTCACTGGAAGCGTGCC CACCTTCAAACACCTGTGGAAGCAGGTGGCCCAGAACCTGGACCGGTTCCGCACCTTCCCTCGCCTGGCTGGAG AGTGTGGTGGGAAGAACTTCCACTTTGTCCACCGCTCAGCTGATGTGGACAGCGTGGTGAGCGGGACCCTGCGCTCAGCCTTTGAGTACGGCGGCCAGAAGTGCTCAGCCTGCTCCCGCCTCTACGTGCCTGCGTCGCTGTGGCCGCAGATCAAAGGGCGGCTGCTGGAGGAGCACAGCAGGATCAAAGTGGGCGAC CCTGCAGAGGATTTCGGGACCTTCTTCTCTGCAGTCATTGATGCCAAG TCCTTTGGCCGCATCAAGAAGTGGCTAGCTCACGCCCGCTCCTCGCCCAGCCTCACCATCCTGGCCGGGGGCCAGTGCGATGACTCTGTGGGCTACTTCGTGGAACCCTGCATCATCCAGAGCCAGGACCCCCAGGAGCCCATCATGAAGGAG GAGATCTTCGGGCCTGTGCTGACCACGTACGTCTACCCGGATGACAAGTACCAGGAGACGCTGCGGCTGGTGGACAGCACCACCAGCTATGGCCTCACGGGGGCAGTGTTTGCCCAGGATAA GGACGTGGTCCGTGAGGCCACAAAGATGCTGAGGAATGCTGCCGGCAACTTCTACATCAATGACAAGTCCACAGGCTCAGTGGTGGGCCAGCAGCCCTTCGGGGGGGCCCGAGCCTCTG GAACCAACGACAAGCCAGGGGGCCCCCACTACATCCTGCGCTGGACATCTCCCCAGGTCATCAAGGAGACCCACAAGCCCCTGGGGGACTGGCGCTACGCCTATATGCAGTGA